Proteins encoded together in one Polaribacter reichenbachii window:
- a CDS encoding TlpA family protein disulfide reductase: MKKISTILFGLLMMVACSQEQPKEYLTISGKLENSKDSIISIADRKGIIKEIKINTDGSFKDTLKLKDNKGEIYTLLTSSNKRAPIYLKNGYNLSLNTNTDTFLESIKFSGEGASNSNFILAQIERSQKMGNPQLILDLEQKAFRKKVDKIKADFDSILDSYNNIDTALYTSIKQQNQQIVTYFDNAYAQNRMMAKGRPSPTFENYVDIKGGTKSLNSFKGKYVYIDVWATWCGPCIQQIPYLQALEKEYHNKNITFVSISTDESRRSGGSWEAAEKKWRDFVKKRNMSGVQLWAGQDYSFQQDYQISGIPRFILIDPQGNIVNANAPRPSDPNLKSLFTSLGI; the protein is encoded by the coding sequence ATGAAGAAAATTAGCACAATACTTTTTGGTTTATTAATGATGGTGGCTTGTAGCCAAGAGCAGCCAAAAGAGTATCTTACAATATCTGGAAAACTAGAAAACAGTAAAGATTCTATTATTTCTATTGCAGACAGAAAAGGAATTATCAAAGAAATAAAAATTAATACTGATGGTAGTTTTAAAGACACTTTAAAACTAAAAGACAATAAAGGAGAAATTTATACATTACTTACTAGCTCTAACAAAAGAGCGCCTATTTATTTAAAAAACGGATATAACCTTTCTTTAAATACTAATACTGATACTTTTTTAGAAAGCATTAAATTTTCTGGAGAAGGCGCATCTAACAGTAACTTTATTTTGGCTCAGATTGAGAGAAGTCAGAAAATGGGAAATCCACAATTAATTTTAGATTTAGAGCAAAAAGCTTTCAGAAAAAAAGTAGATAAAATAAAAGCTGATTTTGATAGTATTTTAGATTCTTATAATAATATTGATACAGCTTTATACACTTCTATAAAACAACAGAATCAACAAATTGTTACTTATTTTGATAATGCTTATGCTCAAAATAGAATGATGGCTAAAGGAAGACCATCACCAACATTCGAAAATTATGTTGATATAAAAGGAGGTACAAAATCTTTAAATTCTTTTAAGGGTAAGTACGTTTATATTGATGTTTGGGCAACTTGGTGTGGACCTTGTATTCAGCAAATTCCATATTTACAAGCTTTAGAAAAAGAATATCATAATAAAAATATAACTTTTGTAAGTATTTCTACGGATGAATCTAGAAGAAGTGGTGGTTCTTGGGAAGCTGCAGAAAAAAAATGGCGTGATTTTGTAAAAAAGAGAAATATGTCTGGTGTTCAATTATGGGCAGGACAAGATTATTCTTTTCAGCAAGATTATCAAATTAGCGGAATTCCTAGATTTATCTTAATTGATCCTCAAGGTAACATAGTAAATGCAAATGCACCAAGACCTTCTGATCCAAATTTAAAATCTTTATTTACTTCTTTAGGTATTTAG
- a CDS encoding DMT family transporter produces MQESRLKNYLLLHLVVFIWGFTAILGALITIDAIPLVFFRMTLAVVFIALYFIFKKKSFKVDKKGLTKFLFTGIIIATHWIFFFKAIKVSNVSVALVTMSTAAFFTSLIEPIFFKRKIKALEILLGLLVILGLYIIFNFESEYKLGIIYALISSFLGSLFSVLNGLFIKKYDANRISFYQLLFGTLFVTIYLLVNNQFSISFFDLKQSDWIYLFILSSVCTAYAFIISVQVMKYLSPYTVIITNNLEPIYAIILALFIFGDKEKMNSEFYLGATIVLGVVLLNGILKNKSAIKQKAKLRLKPKK; encoded by the coding sequence ATGCAAGAAAGTAGATTAAAAAATTATTTACTATTACACCTTGTTGTTTTTATTTGGGGTTTTACAGCTATTCTTGGAGCTTTAATTACGATTGATGCAATTCCGTTAGTTTTTTTTAGAATGACGCTGGCAGTAGTTTTTATTGCACTTTATTTTATTTTTAAAAAGAAGTCTTTTAAAGTTGATAAAAAAGGACTAACTAAATTTTTGTTTACTGGTATTATAATTGCCACACATTGGATTTTCTTCTTTAAAGCCATTAAAGTTTCTAACGTATCTGTTGCGCTGGTAACAATGAGTACAGCTGCTTTTTTTACATCATTAATAGAACCAATTTTTTTTAAACGAAAAATTAAAGCCTTAGAAATTCTTTTAGGTTTACTAGTAATTTTGGGTCTTTACATTATTTTTAACTTTGAAAGTGAATACAAATTAGGAATTATTTATGCATTAATTTCCTCTTTTTTAGGGTCTTTATTTTCTGTTTTAAATGGTTTATTTATCAAAAAATATGATGCCAATAGAATATCTTTTTACCAACTTTTATTTGGTACTTTATTTGTAACAATATATCTACTTGTTAACAATCAGTTTTCTATATCTTTTTTTGATTTAAAACAATCAGATTGGATATATCTTTTTATTCTAAGTAGTGTTTGTACAGCATATGCATTTATAATTTCTGTTCAAGTAATGAAATATCTATCACCATATACAGTAATTATTACCAACAATTTAGAGCCAATTTATGCTATTATTTTAGCATTGTTTATTTTTGGTGATAAAGAAAAAATGAATTCTGAATTTTATTTGGGTGCCACCATTGTTTTAGGTGTTGTTTTGTTAAACGGTATTCTAAAGAATAAATCAGCAATTAAACAGAAAGCTAAATTAAGGTTAAAGCCAAAAAAGTAA
- a CDS encoding acetyl-CoA carboxylase carboxyltransferase subunit alpha, whose product MEYLDFEMPIKELEDQLQKCQIIGEESDVDVTATCKKIEKKLATAKKDIYKNLTPWQRVQLSRHPSRPYTLDYIEAICGDTFMELHGDRNVKDDKAMIGGLGKIGDQSFMFIGQQKGYNTKTRQYRNFGMANPEGYRKALRLMKMAEKFGIPVVTLLDTPGAYPGLEAEERGQGEAIARNILEMTRLKTPIITIVIGEGASGGAVGIGVGDRVYMMENTWYTVISPESCSSILWRSWEFKEQAAAALKLTGTDMKKLKLIDGIIKEPVGGAHADRAGAFAMVKEQIITAFDELKDLSDTDLVMQRMDKYADMGVYKE is encoded by the coding sequence ATGGAATATTTAGATTTTGAAATGCCAATAAAAGAGCTTGAAGATCAACTTCAAAAATGTCAGATTATTGGTGAAGAAAGTGATGTAGATGTTACAGCTACTTGTAAAAAAATAGAAAAAAAATTAGCAACTGCTAAAAAAGATATTTACAAAAATTTAACGCCTTGGCAAAGAGTTCAATTATCTAGACATCCAAGCAGACCTTATACTTTAGATTATATCGAAGCTATTTGTGGAGATACTTTTATGGAGTTACATGGAGATAGAAATGTAAAAGATGATAAAGCTATGATTGGTGGTTTAGGTAAAATTGGCGACCAATCGTTTATGTTTATTGGTCAACAAAAAGGGTATAATACCAAAACACGCCAGTATCGAAATTTTGGTATGGCAAACCCAGAAGGTTATAGAAAAGCTTTGCGTTTAATGAAAATGGCAGAGAAATTTGGTATCCCTGTGGTTACTTTGTTAGATACACCTGGAGCTTACCCTGGTTTAGAAGCAGAAGAACGTGGACAAGGAGAAGCTATTGCTAGAAATATTCTAGAAATGACACGTTTAAAAACACCAATTATAACCATTGTTATTGGTGAAGGAGCTTCTGGTGGAGCAGTTGGTATTGGAGTAGGAGATAGAGTTTATATGATGGAAAATACTTGGTATACCGTAATTTCTCCTGAATCTTGTTCTTCTATTTTATGGCGTAGTTGGGAGTTTAAAGAGCAAGCAGCCGCCGCTTTAAAATTAACGGGTACAGATATGAAAAAGTTAAAGTTAATTGATGGTATCATTAAAGAACCAGTTGGTGGTGCACATGCAGATAGAGCTGGAGCTTTTGCAATGGTAAAAGAGCAAATAATTACCGCTTTTGATGAATTAAAAGATTTATCTGATACTGATTTGGTAATGCAAAGAATGGATAAATATGCTGATATGGGTGTATATAAAGAGTAA
- the tgt gene encoding tRNA guanosine(34) transglycosylase Tgt — MKFDLKLTDPKSKARAGSITTDHGVIETPIFMPVGTVGTVKGVHQTELKTEVNPDIILGNTYHLYLRPGLEILEKAGGLHKFMNWDRNILTDSGGYQVYSLSGRRKINEQGVKFKSHIDGSMHFFTPENVMETQRTIGADIIMAFDECTPYPCDYNYAKRSMHMTHRWLDRCINHLEKLPFKYGFEQTFMPIVQGSTYKDLRRQSAEYIANSNQAANAIGGLSVGEPAEEMYAMTEVVTEILPEDKPRYLMGVGTPINILENIALGIDMFDCVMPTRNARNGMLFTAHGTINIKNKKWEDDFSPIDEMGITGVDTYYTKAYLRHLFAAKEMLGKQIASIHNLGFYVWLTREARKHILAGDFREWKDMMVKQMDKRL; from the coding sequence ATGAAATTCGATTTAAAACTTACTGACCCCAAAAGCAAAGCTAGAGCAGGTTCAATTACAACAGATCATGGAGTTATAGAAACTCCTATTTTTATGCCTGTAGGTACTGTAGGTACCGTAAAAGGCGTACATCAAACAGAACTTAAAACAGAGGTTAATCCAGATATTATTTTGGGTAACACCTATCATTTATATTTAAGACCAGGTTTAGAGATTTTAGAAAAAGCAGGTGGTTTGCACAAGTTTATGAATTGGGATAGAAATATTCTTACAGATTCTGGTGGTTACCAAGTTTATTCTTTATCAGGAAGAAGAAAAATTAACGAACAAGGTGTAAAATTTAAAAGTCATATAGACGGTTCTATGCACTTTTTTACACCCGAAAACGTTATGGAAACTCAACGCACAATCGGGGCTGATATTATTATGGCATTTGATGAATGTACACCTTATCCTTGCGATTATAATTATGCAAAACGTTCTATGCACATGACACATAGATGGTTGGATAGATGTATAAATCACTTAGAAAAATTACCTTTTAAATACGGTTTTGAGCAAACTTTTATGCCAATTGTTCAAGGTAGTACATACAAAGATTTAAGAAGACAATCTGCAGAATATATTGCAAATTCTAATCAGGCAGCAAATGCAATTGGCGGACTTTCTGTAGGTGAACCTGCAGAAGAAATGTATGCTATGACAGAGGTGGTAACAGAGATTTTACCAGAAGATAAACCTCGTTATTTAATGGGTGTGGGTACACCAATTAATATTTTAGAAAACATTGCATTAGGTATAGATATGTTCGATTGTGTTATGCCAACAAGAAATGCAAGAAACGGAATGTTGTTTACAGCTCATGGAACAATTAACATCAAAAATAAAAAGTGGGAAGATGATTTTTCTCCAATAGATGAAATGGGTATAACGGGTGTAGATACCTATTATACAAAAGCCTATTTACGTCATTTATTTGCGGCTAAAGAAATGTTGGGTAAACAAATTGCTTCAATTCATAATTTAGGATTTTACGTGTGGTTAACACGCGAGGCTAGAAAACACATTTTAGCTGGTGATTTTAGAGAGTGGAAAGATATGATGGTAAAACAAATGGATAAAAGATTATAG
- the arsC gene encoding arsenate reductase (glutaredoxin) (This arsenate reductase requires both glutathione and glutaredoxin to convert arsenate to arsenite, after which the efflux transporter formed by ArsA and ArsB can extrude the arsenite from the cell, providing resistance.) has translation MIKIYHNPRCRKSREGLQLLENSGKEFEIIKYLETVPSETELTEIINLLGITPIQLVRKTEKIWKENYKGKELSDSEIIKVMVENPKLIERPIIINKNKAVIGRPTEAIATVL, from the coding sequence ATGATAAAAATATACCACAACCCTAGATGTAGAAAATCTAGAGAAGGATTACAATTGTTAGAAAATTCTGGTAAAGAATTTGAGATTATTAAATATTTAGAAACTGTGCCAAGTGAAACTGAGCTAACAGAAATTATCAATTTATTAGGCATTACTCCAATTCAATTAGTTCGTAAAACTGAGAAAATTTGGAAAGAAAACTATAAAGGGAAAGAATTATCAGATTCAGAAATTATTAAAGTTATGGTAGAAAATCCGAAATTAATTGAACGCCCAATAATTATCAATAAAAACAAGGCTGTAATTGGTAGACCAACAGAAGCTATTGCTACAGTTTTATAA
- a CDS encoding LptF/LptG family permease: MKIIDWYILKRFLVTFLFTLLVLIPIAIAIDIAEKIDNFLEHADLSFYQIVDEYYKNFIIYYTNTFMPLALFIAVILFTSKLSNNTEIIAINNAKVSFTRFLYPYFIGATLITILSLVMNHFVVPQSSSTRKKFEKEYINGNRQKHEFKYINDFSLQLTDSTYIFIRNYNTENNRGYDFSSELYDGIELKTKLVADNIKYNKKDSTFRLQNWRLRKIYDQRDSIFLGDKIDTVFNFTPRDLIYKSALSQEMPSDELYKFIKVSEKRGVKNLNAYLVEFYKRTSLPIASYILTIIAVALAFRKRRGGTGVNLAIGFGMMFFYVFLLKVSEVLGGVAGVNPLLYVWMPNFFFGCIAIYLYLNARK, translated from the coding sequence ATGAAAATAATTGATTGGTACATATTAAAACGATTTTTGGTAACATTTTTGTTTACCCTTTTGGTTTTAATTCCTATTGCAATTGCTATTGATATTGCAGAAAAAATTGATAACTTTTTAGAACATGCAGATTTAAGTTTTTATCAAATTGTAGATGAATATTACAAGAATTTTATCATCTATTATACCAATACTTTTATGCCTTTGGCATTATTTATAGCTGTAATTTTATTTACATCTAAACTTTCTAATAACACCGAAATTATTGCCATAAATAATGCAAAAGTTTCATTTACACGTTTTTTGTATCCTTATTTTATTGGGGCAACATTAATTACAATTTTATCTTTGGTAATGAACCATTTTGTGGTTCCTCAAAGTAGTTCTACCAGGAAAAAGTTCGAGAAAGAGTATATTAATGGTAATAGACAAAAACACGAATTTAAATACATTAACGATTTTAGTTTACAGCTAACAGATAGTACTTATATTTTTATTAGAAATTATAATACCGAAAATAATAGAGGTTACGATTTTTCTTCTGAGTTGTATGATGGTATTGAGCTAAAAACAAAATTGGTTGCAGATAACATAAAATATAATAAAAAAGATTCTACTTTTAGATTACAAAATTGGCGTTTAAGAAAAATTTACGATCAAAGAGATAGTATTTTTTTAGGCGATAAAATTGATACTGTTTTTAATTTTACACCTAGAGATTTAATTTATAAATCGGCATTATCACAAGAAATGCCTTCTGATGAATTGTATAAATTTATTAAAGTTTCAGAAAAAAGAGGTGTTAAAAATCTAAATGCTTATTTAGTAGAGTTTTATAAAAGAACGAGTTTACCTATTGCATCTTATATTTTAACAATTATTGCAGTGGCTCTGGCTTTTAGAAAAAGAAGAGGAGGAACCGGAGTTAACTTAGCCATAGGTTTTGGTATGATGTTTTTCTATGTTTTTCTATTAAAAGTATCCGAAGTTTTAGGAGGAGTTGCTGGTGTAAATCCGCTTTTATATGTTTGGATGCCTAATTTCTTTTTCGGTTGTATTGCCATTTATTTGTATTTAAATGCAAGAAAGTAG
- a CDS encoding nucleoside deaminase: MNNHEEFMSEAVKAALKGMNNNEGGPFGCIVVKDGEIIGRGNNKVTSTNDPTAHAEVTAIRDACKKVGSFQLDGCIIYTSCEPCPMCLGAIYWARPDKVYYGSNQQDAANIGFDDEFIYKEIPLPYEKRSIKFEQVGREIALEPFQKWSEKQDKIEY, translated from the coding sequence ATGAACAATCACGAAGAATTTATGAGTGAAGCTGTAAAAGCAGCTTTAAAAGGAATGAACAATAATGAAGGCGGACCTTTTGGATGTATTGTAGTAAAAGACGGAGAAATTATTGGGCGTGGAAATAACAAAGTAACCTCTACAAATGACCCAACTGCCCACGCAGAAGTTACTGCAATTAGAGATGCTTGTAAAAAAGTAGGTTCTTTTCAGTTAGATGGTTGTATTATTTATACTTCTTGCGAGCCTTGCCCTATGTGTTTAGGTGCAATTTATTGGGCAAGACCAGATAAAGTATATTATGGAAGTAATCAACAAGATGCTGCAAATATTGGTTTTGATGATGAATTTATCTATAAAGAAATACCATTACCATACGAAAAAAGAAGTATCAAATTTGAGCAAGTTGGTCGAGAAATTGCTTTAGAGCCATTTCAAAAATGGAGCGAAAAACAAGATAAAATTGAATATTAA
- the fumC gene encoding class II fumarate hydratase — MTKYRVEKDTMGKVNVPADKYWGAQTERSRNNFKIGPAASMPLEVVYGFAYLKKAAAYTNTELGVMAAEKRDLIAKVCDEILEGKHNDQFPLVIWQTGSGTQSNMNVNEVIANRAHEIAGKVIGEGEKTIQPNDDVNKSQSSNDTFPTGMHIAAYKKIVETTIPGIIKLRDTLQAKSEAFNDVVKIGRTHLMDATPLTLGQEFSGYVAQLNFGLKALKNTLEHLSQLALGGTAVGTGLNTPAGYDVLVAKYIAEFTGLPFVTAENKFEALAAHDALVETHGALKQVAVSLNKIANDIRLMASGPRSGIGEIIIPANEPGSSIMPGKVNPTQCEAMTMVCAQVMGNDVAVTVGGTQGHYELNVFKPMMAANVLQSAQLIGDACVSFTDNCAAGIEPNRSRITELVNNSLMLVTALNTKIGYYKAAEIANTAHQNGTTLKEEAVRLGYVTPEQYDEWVKPAAMTGSLK; from the coding sequence ATGACGAAATACAGAGTAGAGAAAGACACAATGGGTAAAGTAAATGTGCCAGCAGATAAATACTGGGGAGCACAAACTGAACGTTCTAGAAATAACTTTAAAATTGGTCCTGCTGCATCAATGCCTTTAGAAGTTGTTTATGGTTTTGCCTATCTTAAAAAAGCTGCAGCGTATACAAACACAGAGTTAGGTGTAATGGCCGCAGAAAAAAGAGATTTAATTGCAAAAGTTTGTGATGAAATTTTAGAAGGTAAACACAATGATCAATTTCCTTTAGTAATTTGGCAAACTGGTTCTGGTACACAATCTAATATGAATGTGAACGAAGTTATTGCTAACAGAGCTCATGAAATTGCTGGTAAAGTAATTGGTGAAGGCGAAAAAACCATTCAACCAAATGATGATGTAAATAAATCGCAATCATCTAACGATACTTTTCCTACAGGTATGCACATTGCTGCTTATAAAAAAATTGTAGAAACTACAATTCCTGGAATTATTAAACTTAGAGATACTTTACAAGCAAAATCAGAAGCTTTTAACGATGTTGTAAAAATTGGTAGAACGCATTTAATGGATGCTACTCCACTTACATTAGGTCAAGAATTTTCTGGTTATGTTGCACAATTAAACTTTGGTTTAAAAGCATTAAAAAACACATTAGAGCATTTATCTCAATTAGCTTTAGGTGGTACAGCTGTTGGTACAGGTTTAAATACGCCTGCAGGTTATGATGTTTTAGTAGCAAAATATATTGCAGAATTTACAGGTTTGCCTTTTGTAACTGCAGAAAACAAATTCGAAGCTTTAGCTGCACACGATGCTTTAGTAGAAACCCATGGCGCTTTAAAACAAGTTGCTGTTTCTTTAAATAAAATTGCAAACGATATTCGTTTAATGGCTTCTGGGCCAAGATCTGGAATTGGAGAAATTATTATACCTGCAAACGAGCCAGGATCTTCTATTATGCCAGGTAAAGTAAACCCAACACAATGTGAAGCAATGACAATGGTTTGTGCACAAGTTATGGGTAATGATGTTGCTGTAACTGTGGGTGGTACTCAAGGGCATTATGAGTTAAACGTTTTTAAACCAATGATGGCCGCAAACGTTTTACAATCTGCTCAATTAATTGGTGATGCTTGTGTTTCATTTACAGATAATTGTGCTGCTGGTATAGAGCCAAATCGCTCAAGAATTACAGAATTAGTAAACAACTCGCTAATGTTAGTTACTGCTTTAAATACAAAAATAGGGTATTATAAAGCTGCAGAAATTGCAAATACTGCACACCAAAACGGAACAACTTTAAAAGAAGAAGCTGTACGTTTGGGTTATGTAACTCCAGAACAATATGACGAATGGGTAAAACCTGCAGCAATGACTGGTAGTTTAAAATAA
- a CDS encoding TonB-dependent receptor domain-containing protein, which translates to MIKKIILFSFLLSSAILFAQQGSTSNEVSISGKVIDTNSNQPLEYATIVIKNTKTDKVSGGITDFDGNFNIKTPKGTYIISIEYISFKSKNYPAQEITKNLNLGTIKLSEDLSSLDEVVIIAEKTTVDIRLDKKVFNIGKDLSIRGGSASDVLGNVPSVQVDVEGAVSLRGNENVTILIDGRPSALVGLNGADALRQIPAEAIEKVEVITSPSARYDAEGTAGILNIILRKNKLTGFNGSLQLDLGYPARVGTAFNANWRTEKWNLFTNTGFRYNETPGNALSDTDYFLDTAPNARVAEQRNFDRLGRSVFTSFGAEYYLSQNSSIIGNIIYNSGNDDDVNSNEINRYDADGGINEATFRTEDESEDETRIQYTLDYVNNFDGNGKKLSINTQYSTETEDILNNITEVDTQTNLLNDLEQVIEDQDEDRFLLQADYVHPVGESIQYEAGYRGNYRDIYNKFYLAERQVFPDGPLVADTGLNNSFGYKEFVNAAYFQYGQKFNKVSLLAGLRYENTSVEIEQETANSSSKKSYDNLFPTLNIGLEFKDGENMTIGYNRRIRRPRGRSLNPFPSRSSESNIYSGNVDLNPVITDALDLGYLKRWNKFTLSTSIYYNRSNDNWENIQENTGDFTDNGDPVIRRFPINLSLEERVGFEFTLNYKPFKIWNINSDFNLYNVSTEGDYVNTTTNVTQNFDFKNTTFFIRLNQKLTLPGKTDLQINSNFRGASEDAQSSSNGIFTMNIAASKDLWNEKASLSLNVSDVFNGRRRQSTTTVPDVFEQYSEFQWRERQIRVSFVYRFNQKKKNQRGGDREEMGGEEFEG; encoded by the coding sequence TTGATTAAAAAAATTATTCTATTTAGCTTTTTATTATCATCAGCAATTTTATTTGCACAACAAGGATCAACTTCTAACGAAGTTTCAATATCTGGTAAAGTTATCGACACAAACTCTAATCAACCTTTAGAGTATGCAACCATTGTTATAAAAAACACCAAAACCGATAAAGTTTCTGGTGGAATTACAGATTTTGATGGTAATTTTAATATTAAAACTCCAAAAGGAACATACATAATTAGTATAGAATATATTTCTTTTAAATCTAAAAACTACCCTGCACAAGAAATTACTAAAAACTTAAACTTAGGTACAATTAAACTTTCTGAGGATTTAAGCTCTTTGGATGAAGTAGTTATTATTGCAGAAAAAACAACTGTAGATATTCGTTTAGATAAAAAAGTATTCAATATAGGTAAAGATTTATCAATTCGTGGTGGTAGTGCCAGTGATGTTTTAGGTAACGTACCTTCTGTTCAAGTTGATGTTGAAGGTGCTGTAAGTTTAAGAGGTAATGAAAATGTTACTATTTTAATTGATGGTAGACCAAGTGCTTTAGTTGGTTTAAATGGTGCAGATGCATTAAGACAAATACCAGCAGAAGCTATAGAAAAGGTAGAAGTTATTACATCTCCATCTGCAAGATATGATGCAGAAGGTACAGCAGGAATCTTAAATATTATTTTAAGAAAAAATAAATTAACAGGGTTTAATGGTTCTTTACAATTAGATTTAGGTTACCCAGCAAGAGTGGGTACAGCTTTTAACGCTAACTGGAGAACTGAAAAATGGAACCTATTTACAAATACAGGTTTTAGATATAATGAAACACCTGGTAATGCATTAAGTGATACTGATTACTTTTTAGATACTGCACCAAATGCAAGAGTTGCAGAACAAAGAAATTTTGATAGATTAGGTAGATCTGTATTTACAAGTTTTGGTGCTGAATATTATTTAAGTCAAAACTCAAGTATTATTGGTAACATTATTTATAATTCTGGTAATGATGATGATGTAAACTCTAATGAAATTAACAGATATGATGCTGATGGAGGAATAAATGAAGCTACTTTTAGAACTGAAGACGAGTCTGAAGATGAAACTAGAATTCAATACACTTTAGATTATGTAAATAACTTTGATGGTAATGGAAAAAAACTATCTATAAATACTCAATACTCAACTGAAACAGAAGATATTTTAAATAATATTACAGAAGTAGATACTCAAACTAACTTATTAAACGATTTAGAACAAGTAATCGAAGATCAAGATGAAGATCGTTTTCTTTTACAAGCAGATTATGTACATCCTGTAGGTGAATCTATTCAGTACGAAGCTGGTTATAGAGGTAATTACAGAGATATTTATAATAAATTTTATTTAGCTGAAAGACAAGTTTTTCCTGATGGTCCTTTAGTAGCAGATACTGGTTTAAACAATTCATTTGGTTATAAAGAATTTGTGAATGCAGCATATTTTCAATACGGCCAAAAATTTAATAAAGTTTCTTTATTAGCAGGTTTGCGTTACGAAAATACATCTGTAGAAATTGAACAAGAAACTGCTAACAGCAGTAGCAAAAAAAGTTATGATAACCTTTTCCCAACACTTAATATCGGTTTAGAATTTAAAGATGGTGAAAATATGACAATAGGTTACAACAGAAGAATTAGAAGACCTAGAGGTAGAAGTCTAAACCCATTTCCAAGTCGTTCTAGCGAAAGTAATATTTACAGTGGTAACGTAGATTTAAACCCTGTTATTACAGATGCTTTAGATTTAGGTTACTTAAAAAGATGGAACAAGTTTACCTTAAGTACATCAATTTACTACAACAGAAGTAACGATAATTGGGAAAACATACAAGAAAACACAGGAGATTTTACAGATAATGGAGATCCTGTAATTAGAAGATTTCCAATAAATTTATCTTTAGAAGAAAGAGTTGGTTTTGAGTTTACATTAAATTATAAACCTTTTAAAATTTGGAATATTAATAGTGATTTTAATTTATATAACGTTTCTACTGAAGGAGATTATGTAAATACTACAACAAATGTTACTCAAAATTTCGATTTTAAAAATACTACATTTTTTATCAGATTAAACCAAAAGTTAACTTTACCTGGCAAAACAGATTTACAAATAAATTCTAATTTTAGAGGTGCTTCTGAAGATGCACAATCTTCAAGTAATGGTATTTTTACAATGAACATTGCTGCAAGTAAAGATTTATGGAACGAAAAAGCATCTTTAAGTTTAAATGTAAGTGATGTTTTTAACGGACGAAGAAGACAAAGTACAACAACTGTTCCAGATGTTTTTGAGCAATACAGTGAGTTTCAATGGAGAGAACGTCAAATTCGTGTAAGCTTTGTTTACAGATTTAATCAGAAAAAGAAAAACCAAAGAGGTGGTGATAGAGAAGAAATGGGTGGTGAAGAATTTGAAGGATAA